A genomic window from Vitis riparia cultivar Riparia Gloire de Montpellier isolate 1030 chromosome 16, EGFV_Vit.rip_1.0, whole genome shotgun sequence includes:
- the LOC117933757 gene encoding cleavage and polyadenylation specificity factor subunit 2, with product MGTSVQVTPLCGVYNENPLSYLVSIDGFNFLVDCGWNDHFDPSFLQPLARVASTIDAVLLSHPDTLHLGALPYAMKQLGLSAPVYSTEPVYRLGLLTMYDQYLSRKQVSEFDLFTLDDIDSAFQNVTRLTYSQNYHLFGKGEGIVIAPHVAGHLLGGTVWKITKDGEDVIYAVDFNHRKERLLNGTVLESFVRPAVLITDAYNALNNQPSRRQRDQEFLDVILKTLRGDGNVLLPVDTAGRVLELMLILEQYWTQHHLNYPIFFLTYVASSTIDYVKSFLEWMSDSIAKSFEHTRDNAFLLKHVTLLISKSELEKVPDGPKIVLASMASLEAGFSHDIFVEWATDAKNLVLFSERGQFATLARMLQADPPPKAVKVTMSKRVPLVGEELAAYEEEQERIKKEEALKASLSKEEEMKASRGSDNKLGDPMVIDTTTPPASSDVAVPHVGGLRDILIDGFVPPSTSVAPMFPFYENSSEWDDFGEVINPEDYVIKDEDMDQATMQVGDDLNGKLDEGAASLIFDTTPSKVISNELTVQVKCMLVYMDFEGRSDGRSIKSILSHVAPLKLVLVHGSAEATEHLKQHCLKHVCPHVYAPQIGETIDVTSDLCAYKVQLSEKLMSNVLFKKLGDYEVAWVDAEVGKTESGSLSLLPLSTPPPSHDTVFVGDIKMADFKQFLASKGIQVEFSGGALRCGEYVTLRKVGDASQKGGGAIIQQIVMEGPLCDEYYKIREYLYSQYYLL from the exons ATGGGAACTTCGGTACAGGTGACTCCACTGTGTGGGGTTTACAATGAAAACCCACTCTCTTACCTGGTATCTATCGATGGATTCAATTTCTTGGTCGATTGTGGATGGAACGATCACTTCGACCCCAGTTTTCTTCAACCCCTTGCCAG GGTGGCATCGACTATAGATGCTGTTTTGCTATCTCATCCAGATACACTTCATCTTGGTGCTCTACCATATGCCATGAAGCAACTTGGACTTTCTGCTCCTGTTTATTCAACAGAGCCTGTGTATAGATTAGGCCTCTTGACTATGTATGATCAATATCTCTCACGAAAG CAAGTTTCAGAGTTTGATTTGTTTACGCTGGATGATATTGATTCTGCTTTCCAAAACGTGACCAGATTAACATACTCTCAAAATTATCATCTATTTG GCAAAGGAGAAGGAATTGTTATTGCTCCTCATGTTGCTGGGCATCTCTTGGGAGGTACTGTCTGGAAGATAACAAAAGATGGGGAAGATGTCATATATGCTGTTGACTTTAACCATCGCAAAGAAAG GCTTTTGAATGGAACTGTTTTAGAATCTTTTGTTCGGCCTGCTGTTTTAATAACAGATGCCTATAATGCTTTGAACAATCAGCCTTCTAGACGCCAAAGGGACCAAGAATTCCTAG ATGTTATACTGAAGACACTAAGAGGGGATGGAAATGTATTGCTACCTGTTGATACTGCTGGCCGAGTGTTGGAACTTATGCTAATATTGGAACAG TACTGGACACAGCATCATTTGAACTATCCCATCTTCTTTCTGACTTATGTTGCATCAAGCACAATCGACTATGTGAAGAGTTTCCTTGAGTGGATGAGTGATTCAATAGCCAAGTCTTTTGAACACACACGTGACAATGCCTTTCTTTTGAA ACATGTCACACTTTTGATCAGCAAGAGTGAACTTGAGAAAGTTCCTGACGGTCCTAAG ATTGTTCTAGCATCCATGGCCAGTTTGGAAGCGGGGTTCTCTCATGATATATTTGTTGAGTGGGCAACTGATGCAAAAAATCTTGTGCTGTTTAGCGAAAGAGGCCAG TTTGCCACGTTAGCCCGCATGCTTCAGGCAGATCCACCTCCTAAAGCTGTTAAAGTCACCATGTCCAAGAGGGTTCCTTTGGTTGGGGAGGAGTTAGCTGCTTATGAAGAAGAGCAGGAACGGATAAAAAAGGAGGAAGCTCTAAAAGCTAGTCTTAGCAAAGAGGAGGAAATGAAAGCATCTCGTGGATCTGATAACAAATTGGGTGATCCAATGGTCATTGACACTACCACTCCTCCTGCTTCATCAGACG TGGCTGTCCCGCATGTTGGTGGGCTCCGTGACATATTAATTGATGGGTTTGTTCCACCTTCTACTAGTGTTGCTCCAATGTTTCCATTTTATGAGAACTCCTCTGAGTGGGATGACTTTGGTGAAGTTATCAATCCAGAGGATTATGTAATCAAGGATGAAGACATGGACCAAGCAACCATGCAG GTCGGTGACGATCTGAATGGGAAACTTGATGAAGGCGCAGCTAGTTTGATATTTGATACAACGCCTTCAAAAGTTATATCTAATGAATTGACA GTGCAAGTGAAGTGTATGTTGGTTTACATGGATTTTGAGGGCCGTTCTGATGGCCGCTCAATTAAGTCCATTCTTTCTCATGTGGCTCCACTAAAGCTT GTTTTGGTGCATGGATCAGCAGAGGCGACCGAGCATTTGAAGCAACACTGCTTGAAACATGTTTGTCCCCATGTTTATGCTCCCCAAATTGGAGAAACAATTGACGTCACCTCAGATTTATGTGCTTACAAG GTCCAACTCTCTGAGAAGCTGATGAGCAATGTGCTATTTAAGAAG CTTGGAGACTATGAAGTAGCTTGGGTTGATGCAGAAGTCGGGAAGACGGAGAGCGGCTCACTGTCTTTGCTTCCTCTCTCAACCCCACCTCCATCACACGACACAGTCTTTGTTGGCGACATAAAAATGGCAGATTTCAAGCAGTTTCTGGCAAGCAAAGGCATCCAG GTCGAGTTCTCTGGCGGGGCGTTGCGGTGTGGCGAGTATGTGACCTTGCGCAAGGTTGGTGATGCAAGCCAAAAG GGTGGTGGTGCCATAATTCAGCAAATTGTGATGGAAGGACCCCTGTGTGACGAATATTATAAGATCAGGGAGTACTTGTATTCACAATATTACTTGCTTTGA